A part of Saccharomonospora amisosensis genomic DNA contains:
- a CDS encoding sensor histidine kinase, whose translation MTREAGDSARLLWRFGRRYAAALRIATLVPIATIALLRVSPERFVPTAAVVAVAAAWTCGYGWWLLAASGRTGPLPVALDTTVLLAASSSVFFTGALEDTNAGWLRLLVTFACVTCQWHTSWAAGAAMAVAVDGGQLAILAVAGANAAAVRALAWALVGAALSRMAWVLVERAARRADRIAAEAERTRREAVVSEAVRAEERELANALHDTAATTLLMVGMGQVSTDSGWLAAQARRDLDRLRSDATQAPERADLMELLRANVEAVQLTADISGPDSLPLPHDLARAIADAAGEALRNARRHAGTDRVALRLSGDAAALRLDIADEGIGFAPAGVPPTRRGLRQSIQDRMRLAGGSATITSAPGRGTLVRLKWPADHD comes from the coding sequence GTGACACGAGAAGCTGGGGATTCGGCGCGGCTGCTGTGGCGGTTCGGCCGCCGCTACGCTGCCGCGCTGCGCATCGCGACCCTGGTGCCGATCGCCACGATCGCGCTCCTGCGGGTCTCCCCGGAACGGTTCGTCCCCACGGCGGCGGTCGTGGCCGTGGCCGCCGCGTGGACGTGCGGGTACGGCTGGTGGCTGCTGGCAGCGAGCGGGCGGACCGGGCCACTGCCGGTCGCCCTCGACACCACCGTGCTGCTCGCCGCGAGTTCGAGTGTGTTCTTCACGGGCGCTCTGGAGGACACCAATGCCGGCTGGTTGCGGCTGCTCGTCACGTTCGCGTGCGTCACCTGCCAGTGGCACACGTCATGGGCCGCCGGTGCCGCCATGGCGGTCGCCGTCGATGGCGGGCAACTCGCCATCCTCGCGGTGGCTGGGGCCAATGCCGCGGCGGTGCGCGCGCTGGCCTGGGCGCTGGTCGGCGCCGCCCTCTCCCGCATGGCCTGGGTGCTCGTCGAACGCGCCGCCCGAAGGGCCGACCGGATCGCGGCCGAGGCGGAGCGGACCCGCCGCGAGGCGGTTGTCTCGGAGGCCGTACGCGCCGAGGAGCGAGAGTTGGCCAACGCGCTGCACGACACCGCCGCTACGACCCTGCTCATGGTCGGTATGGGGCAGGTCAGCACCGACTCAGGCTGGCTGGCGGCGCAGGCACGCCGCGACCTCGACCGGCTGCGTTCCGACGCCACGCAGGCACCAGAACGGGCCGACCTGATGGAGCTGCTGCGCGCGAACGTGGAGGCCGTGCAGCTCACCGCCGACATCAGCGGCCCGGACAGCCTGCCGTTGCCCCACGACCTGGCAAGGGCGATCGCGGACGCGGCAGGAGAGGCGCTGCGAAACGCCCGCCGACACGCGGGCACCGACCGCGTGGCCTTGCGGCTCAGCGGGGACGCGGCCGCGCTACGACTCGACATCGCTGACGAAGGCATCGGCTTCGCACCCGCCGGCGTGCCGCCGACCCGTCGCGGGCTGCGGCAGTCGATCCAGGACCGCATGCGCCTCGCGGGCGGCTCGGCGACGATCACCTCCGCGCCCGGCAGGGGCACTCTCGTCCGGCTGAAATGGCCCGCCGACCATGACTGA
- a CDS encoding VOC family protein: protein MMLKIGSMQVWVHDQDEALQFYTRKLGMEVRSDVTVPELGNFRWLTVGPVGQPDISIVLMPIPEPPMMDKETADAVRELMSKGVGATIFLTTDDCRKAYEELSARGVEFVEPPEERPYGIDSGFRDVSGNHIRLTQVYDNFGG from the coding sequence ATGATGCTCAAGATCGGCAGCATGCAGGTGTGGGTGCACGACCAGGACGAGGCGCTCCAGTTCTACACCCGCAAGCTCGGTATGGAGGTGCGCTCCGACGTCACCGTGCCCGAGCTGGGCAACTTCCGCTGGCTCACCGTGGGGCCGGTGGGGCAGCCGGACATCTCGATCGTGCTGATGCCTATCCCAGAGCCACCCATGATGGACAAGGAAACCGCCGATGCCGTGCGCGAACTGATGTCGAAGGGTGTCGGGGCCACGATCTTTTTGACCACCGACGATTGCAGGAAGGCTTACGAGGAACTCTCCGCCCGCGGTGTGGAGTTCGTCGAACCGCCCGAGGAGCGCCCGTACGGCATCGATTCCGGATTCCGCGACGTCTCCGGCAACCACATCCGGCTCACGCAGGTGTACGACAACTTCGGGGGTTGA
- a CDS encoding vWA domain-containing protein — MTTSADPLPGLVGFTAALREAGLPCDAHRVQAYLAAVERLDVADPGQLYWAGRLSLCADPDDLPRYDQAFASWFSTEPPVRQHRRSQPPKQPRIAALATEQGGGSSDKKSGEQLSVAASDTEVLRERDLGELTTAERKHLRELLETLRPVPPRRSSLRYRPAKRGRLDPSRTLRAMLARGGEPGKLAYSRHGPRPRRVVLLIDVSGSMKPYADSLLRFAHVVVRGSPANVEVFTLGTRLTRVTRQLRQRDPERAMLSAGEAVPDFAGGTRLGDTLRAFLDRWGQRGLARRAAVVLFSDGWERGDTTLLGEQTARLKRLAHAVFWVNPHAGKDGYAPVQSGIAAALPHVDRLLAGHSLATLERLLGEIRDA, encoded by the coding sequence ATGACCACCTCCGCCGATCCGCTGCCTGGCCTCGTCGGGTTCACGGCGGCGCTGCGAGAGGCGGGGCTGCCGTGCGACGCCCACCGGGTGCAGGCCTACCTCGCTGCCGTGGAGCGGCTCGACGTCGCCGACCCCGGCCAGTTGTACTGGGCGGGCAGGCTGTCGCTGTGCGCCGACCCCGACGACCTTCCCCGCTACGACCAGGCGTTCGCCAGCTGGTTCAGCACCGAACCGCCGGTTCGGCAACACCGCAGGTCGCAGCCGCCGAAGCAGCCCAGGATCGCGGCGCTGGCCACCGAGCAGGGTGGCGGTTCGAGCGACAAGAAGTCCGGTGAGCAGCTCAGCGTCGCCGCCAGCGACACCGAGGTGCTGCGCGAGCGTGACCTCGGCGAGCTGACCACCGCCGAGCGCAAGCACCTGCGCGAACTGCTGGAAACCCTGCGCCCGGTGCCGCCAAGACGGTCATCCCTGCGGTACCGCCCCGCCAAGCGAGGCAGGTTGGACCCCAGCCGCACGTTGCGCGCGATGCTCGCCCGGGGTGGCGAGCCGGGCAAACTGGCCTACTCGCGGCACGGACCCCGGCCCCGGCGCGTGGTGTTGCTCATCGACGTGTCGGGCTCGATGAAGCCCTACGCCGACTCGCTGTTGCGGTTCGCCCACGTCGTGGTGCGCGGCTCGCCCGCGAACGTGGAGGTGTTCACGCTCGGCACCCGGCTGACGCGGGTGACAAGGCAGTTGCGCCAGCGCGACCCAGAGCGGGCCATGCTCAGCGCGGGCGAGGCCGTGCCCGACTTCGCGGGCGGCACCCGGCTCGGGGACACCCTGCGGGCCTTCCTGGACCGGTGGGGTCAGCGGGGGCTGGCGCGGCGCGCGGCCGTCGTGCTGTTCTCCGACGGCTGGGAACGCGGCGACACGACACTGCTCGGTGAGCAGACCGCGAGGCTGAAACGGCTGGCGCACGCGGTGTTCTGGGTGAACCCGCACGCGGGCAAGGACGGTTACGCTCCCGTCCAGTCCGGTATCGCCGCCGCGCTCCCGCACGTGGACCGGTTGCTGGCTGGGCACAGCCTGGCCACTTTGGAACGACTGCTCGGGGAGATCCGTGATGCATGA
- a CDS encoding AAA family ATPase: MNQVSSPEKLAQLLEGSGYLADPGVATAAFLALRMRRPLFCEGEPGTGKTSLAVALAEALGMPLIRLQCHEGIDAAQALYEWDFPRQLLHLRALEAAEGGRLDVDTAEQSLYTERFLLARPLLRALKAAPCVLLIDEIDRADDEFEAFLLQLLDENVVTIPEYGEVRAEVPPLVILTSNRTREVHDALKRRCLYHWLEHPGLEREVAILRSRIPGIGERLAKQVTEAVQRLRAMELLKPPGVAEAIDWAQALAALGRDELDAESAAITLGAVLKYSEDLDRVRAQLDALLA, translated from the coding sequence ATGAACCAGGTGAGCTCCCCGGAGAAGCTGGCGCAGTTGTTGGAGGGCAGCGGCTACCTCGCCGATCCCGGCGTGGCGACGGCCGCGTTTCTCGCCCTGCGGATGCGCAGGCCGCTGTTCTGCGAGGGTGAGCCAGGAACAGGTAAGACCTCGCTCGCGGTGGCGTTGGCCGAAGCGCTCGGGATGCCGTTGATCCGGTTGCAGTGCCACGAGGGTATCGACGCCGCGCAGGCGCTGTACGAATGGGACTTTCCGAGGCAGTTGCTGCATCTGCGGGCGTTGGAGGCCGCGGAGGGCGGGCGACTCGATGTCGACACGGCGGAACAGTCGCTGTACACCGAGCGGTTCCTGCTGGCGAGGCCACTGCTGCGGGCACTAAAAGCCGCGCCGTGTGTGCTGCTCATCGACGAGATCGACCGCGCGGACGACGAGTTCGAGGCGTTCCTGCTGCAACTGCTCGACGAGAACGTGGTGACCATCCCCGAGTACGGGGAGGTACGCGCCGAGGTGCCGCCGCTGGTGATCCTCACGTCCAACCGCACCCGCGAGGTGCACGACGCGCTCAAGCGCCGCTGCCTGTACCACTGGCTGGAACACCCGGGGCTCGAGCGCGAGGTGGCGATCCTGCGCAGCCGTATCCCCGGTATCGGAGAGCGGCTGGCGAAGCAGGTCACCGAGGCGGTGCAGCGGTTGCGGGCGATGGAGTTGCTCAAGCCACCGGGCGTAGCCGAGGCGATCGACTGGGCGCAGGCGCTCGCCGCACTCGGCCGCGACGAACTGGACGCCGAATCAGCCGCGATCACTCTCGGTGCCGTACTCAAGTACAGCGAGGATCTGGACCGCGTGCGGGCTCAGCTGGACGCGCTGCTTGCCTGA
- a CDS encoding helix-turn-helix transcriptional regulator translates to MANHPIARHVLRAKDLADAWYFEPLTVADLARAAGLSRAHFSHEFRKAFGESPHAYLLTRRLERAAAMLRTTDRSVAEICHDVGLSSVGSFTASFTRTYGMSPTAYRKAFPPAADLARVPGCLVRAYGRPRLRTFREDRGAAAS, encoded by the coding sequence ATGGCGAACCACCCCATCGCGCGGCACGTGCTACGCGCCAAGGACCTCGCCGACGCGTGGTACTTCGAGCCGCTGACCGTTGCCGACCTCGCGCGCGCGGCAGGACTTTCCCGGGCACACTTCAGCCACGAGTTCCGCAAGGCGTTCGGTGAGTCGCCACACGCCTACCTGCTCACCCGGCGCCTCGAACGTGCCGCCGCCATGTTGCGCACCACCGACCGCTCGGTCGCCGAGATCTGCCACGACGTCGGCCTAAGCAGCGTCGGCTCGTTCACCGCCAGCTTCACCCGCACCTACGGGATGTCGCCCACCGCCTACCGCAAGGCGTTCCCGCCCGCCGCCGACCTCGCGCGCGTTCCCGGCTGTCTGGTGCGCGCCTACGGGCGCCCGCGACTCCGGACGTTTCGAGAAGACCGCGGCGCGGCGGCGTCGTAG
- a CDS encoding (2Fe-2S)-binding protein — MRITVTVDGTSYTDDVEPRTLLVHYLRQQLGKVGTVVGCDTSNCGACTVHLDGHSVKSCSVLAVQADGSEVTTIEGLARDGELHPVQRAFHDNHALQCGYCTPGMIMQSIDLLADHPDPDEQTVREGLEGNLCRCTGYQNIVRAVQDAARHMRPGAGPAAERVGEPTGTASGIGGGGE; from the coding sequence ATGCGCATCACCGTCACAGTCGACGGAACCAGCTACACCGACGACGTCGAGCCCCGGACTCTGCTGGTGCACTACCTGCGGCAGCAGTTGGGCAAGGTCGGCACCGTGGTCGGGTGCGACACCAGTAACTGCGGGGCGTGCACCGTGCACCTGGACGGGCACAGCGTGAAGTCGTGCTCGGTACTGGCCGTACAGGCCGATGGCAGCGAGGTCACCACCATCGAGGGCCTCGCCCGCGACGGCGAGTTGCACCCGGTACAGCGGGCGTTCCACGACAACCACGCGCTGCAGTGCGGGTACTGCACGCCAGGGATGATCATGCAGTCGATCGACCTGCTCGCCGACCACCCGGACCCGGACGAACAAACGGTGCGTGAAGGGTTGGAGGGCAATCTCTGCCGGTGCACCGGCTACCAGAACATCGTGCGCGCGGTACAGGACGCGGCACGGCACATGCGTCCGGGGGCGGGGCCCGCGGCCGAGCGCGTCGGCGAGCCGACCGGCACCGCGTCGGGCATCGGCGGGGGTGGTGAGTGA
- a CDS encoding response regulator, whose amino-acid sequence MAAGALTDRPITAVIVDDHAAIAAGVSAWCARATPPIELVDAEGKLAWVWTGPGATADVVIFDLELVPGRPDFGELRRLVDHGRRVVVYSQHADGATAVKCVDLGALAYLTKREGPEHLVPAVRAAANGMPYTAPSLSGALMSDDTPHRPRLSPRETEVLRAWFASSSKELVAAKLNITVKTVDTHIARVRVKYANAGRSASTKSDLVSRALDDGIITLAELNRTVTSM is encoded by the coding sequence ATGGCGGCAGGTGCGCTGACCGACAGACCGATCACCGCGGTGATCGTCGATGACCACGCCGCGATCGCAGCGGGCGTGTCGGCCTGGTGTGCACGCGCGACACCGCCGATCGAGCTTGTCGACGCCGAGGGAAAGCTGGCGTGGGTCTGGACGGGCCCTGGCGCGACCGCGGACGTGGTGATATTCGACCTGGAACTCGTTCCGGGCAGGCCCGACTTCGGCGAACTGCGCAGGCTGGTGGATCACGGCCGTCGCGTGGTCGTCTACTCGCAACACGCCGACGGCGCGACCGCTGTCAAATGCGTCGATCTCGGCGCACTCGCATACCTGACCAAGCGGGAGGGTCCGGAACACCTTGTGCCCGCCGTGCGGGCCGCGGCGAACGGCATGCCCTACACGGCACCGTCGCTGTCCGGAGCCCTCATGTCCGACGACACTCCCCACAGACCGCGTCTTTCGCCGCGCGAGACCGAGGTGTTGCGAGCCTGGTTCGCCTCCTCGTCCAAGGAACTCGTCGCCGCCAAGCTCAACATCACCGTCAAGACCGTGGATACCCACATCGCGCGGGTTCGGGTCAAGTACGCCAACGCGGGCCGCTCGGCAAGCACCAAGAGCGACCTCGTCAGCAGAGCGCTCGACGACGGCATCATCACGCTCGCCGAGCTCAACCGAACCGTGACCTCGATGTAG
- a CDS encoding XdhC family protein: MHDVLEELYRRWSAGETVGMGTVVATFSSAPRAAGASMLVGEDDSVVGSVSGGCVEGAVYELAKQVVAERSPVLQRYGVSDDDAFAVGLTCGGIIDIFVERIDRESMPELPELMESVRQGRPVAVVTTVEHTDAALLGRRMLVWPDRVVGSLGSDRIDSAVVDDARGMLAGGRTGTLHYGPDGQRRGEGMAVFVNSFEPAPRMLVFGAIDFAAAMAQLGSYLGYEVTVCDARPVFATKSRFPGAHEVVVDWPHRYLKKEIEAGRIDSRTVITVLTHDPKFDVPVLELALRLDVGYVGAMGSRRTHDDRMRRLREAGMTDAELKRLASPIGLDLGARTPEETAVSIAAEIIALRWGGGGRRLADLDGRIHSEQER; encoded by the coding sequence ATGCATGACGTGCTGGAGGAGCTGTACCGCCGCTGGTCGGCGGGCGAAACGGTGGGCATGGGCACCGTGGTGGCGACGTTCTCGTCGGCGCCGCGTGCGGCGGGAGCATCGATGCTGGTCGGCGAGGACGACTCCGTGGTGGGCAGCGTCTCAGGAGGCTGTGTCGAGGGCGCGGTCTACGAGTTGGCCAAGCAGGTGGTGGCCGAGCGCAGCCCGGTGCTGCAGCGCTACGGGGTCAGTGACGACGACGCGTTCGCCGTCGGCCTCACCTGCGGCGGAATCATCGATATCTTCGTGGAGCGCATCGACCGCGAATCCATGCCGGAGCTGCCCGAGCTGATGGAGTCGGTGCGGCAGGGCAGGCCGGTCGCTGTGGTGACCACCGTCGAGCACACCGACGCCGCGCTGCTGGGCAGGCGGATGCTGGTGTGGCCGGATCGCGTGGTGGGCAGCCTTGGCTCCGACCGCATCGACTCGGCCGTCGTGGACGACGCGCGCGGCATGCTGGCGGGTGGCCGCACCGGCACCCTGCACTACGGTCCCGACGGCCAGCGCCGTGGCGAGGGCATGGCGGTGTTCGTGAACTCCTTCGAGCCCGCGCCGAGGATGCTGGTGTTCGGTGCGATCGACTTCGCGGCCGCGATGGCGCAGCTGGGCAGCTACCTCGGCTACGAGGTCACGGTGTGCGACGCGCGGCCGGTGTTCGCGACCAAGAGCCGGTTCCCCGGTGCGCACGAGGTGGTTGTCGACTGGCCGCACCGGTACCTCAAGAAGGAGATCGAGGCGGGCCGCATCGACAGTCGCACGGTGATCACCGTGCTCACCCACGACCCGAAGTTCGACGTGCCGGTGCTCGAACTGGCGCTGCGGCTCGACGTCGGGTACGTGGGAGCCATGGGCTCGCGCCGCACGCACGACGACCGGATGCGCAGGTTGCGTGAGGCCGGAATGACCGACGCCGAACTGAAGCGGCTGGCCTCGCCGATCGGGCTGGATCTGGGTGCGCGCACGCCGGAGGAGACGGCCGTGTCGATCGCGGCCGAGATCATCGCGTTGCGATGGGGTGGCGGCGGCAGGCGCCTCGCCGACCTGGACGGGCGCATCCACAGCGAACAGGAACGCTGA